From Musa acuminata AAA Group cultivar baxijiao chromosome BXJ3-8, Cavendish_Baxijiao_AAA, whole genome shotgun sequence, one genomic window encodes:
- the LOC103993398 gene encoding eukaryotic peptide chain release factor subunit 1-3, with protein sequence MAETDKNIEIWKVKKLIRALEEARGNGTSMISLIMPPRDQVSRVTKMLGDEYGTASNIKSRVNRQSVLGAITSAQQRLKLYNKVPPNGLVLYTGTIVTEDGKEKKVTIDFEPFKPINASLYLCDNKFHTEALNELLESDDKFGFIVMDGNGTLFGTLSGNTREVLHKFTVDLPKKHGRGGQSALRFARLRMEKRHNYVRKTAELATQFFINPATSQPNVAGLILAGSADFKTELSQSDMFDQRLQAKILNVVDVSYGGENGFNQAIELSAEILSNVKFIQEKKLIGKYFEEISQDTGKYVFGVEDTLKALEMGAVETLIVWENLDINRYVLKHSTSGETIIKHLRKDQETDQNNFLDSATSAELEVQEKISLLEWFANEYKRFGCTLEFVTNKSQEGSQFCRGFGGIGGILRYQLDLRAFDELSDEEFDEDSE encoded by the coding sequence ATGGCTGAAACAGATAAGAACATTGAGATCTGGAAGGTCAAGAAATTAATCCGGGCTCTGGAAGAAGCTAGAGGTAATGGCACTAGCATGATCTCTCTAATTATGCCACCTCGTGATCAAGTTTCTCGAGTCACTAAGATGCTAGGTGATGAATACGGAACTGCTTCGAATATCAAAAGTAGAGTCAATCGGCAATCTGTCCTAGGTGCAATCACTTCTGCTCAGCAGAGACTGAAGCTTTACAACAAGGTTCCTCCAAATGGACTAGTTTTATACACAGGAACAATTGTTACCGAGgatggaaaagaaaagaaggtCACAATAGATTTTGAGCCGTTCAAGCCCATCAATGCATCTCTTTATCTCTGTGATAACAAGTTCCATACAGAGGCATTAAATGAGCTTTTGGAATCTGATGACAAGTTTGGTTTCATAGTAATGGATGGCAATGGCACTCTTTTTGGCACTTTAAGTGGAAATACACGTGAGGTGCTTCACAAGTTCACAGTTGACCTTCCAAAAAAGCATGGGAGAGGAGGGCAATCAGCATTGCGATTTGCTCGCCTTCGGATGGAGAAGCGCCATAACTACGTCCGCAAGACTGCCGAGCTTGCAACACAATTTTTTATCAACCCTGCCACAAGTCAGCCTAATGTTGCTGGATTGATTTTGGCTGGATCTGCCGATTTTAAAACAGAGTTGAGCCAATCTGACATGTTTGATCAACGATTACAGGCTAAAATTCTTAATGTGGTTGATGTCTCTTATGGTGGTGAAAACGGTTTTAACCAAGCCATTGAACTATCTGCTGAGATTCTGTCAAATGTCAAGTTCATACAGGAAAAAAAATTGATAGGTAAGTATTTTGAGGAAATAAGTCAAGACACTGGGAAGTATGTTTTTGGTGTGGAAGACACCTTGAAAGCTCTTGAGATGGGTGCTGTTGAGACCTTAATTGTGTGGGAGAATTTGGATATAAACAGATATGTCCTTAAGCATAGTACTAGTGGGGAGACCATCATAAAGCATTTGAGGAAGGATCAAGAAACAGATCAGAATAACTTTCTGGATTCTGCTACCTCTGCAGAGCTGGAGGTGCAGGAGAAAATTTCTTTGCTGGAGTGGTTTGCAAATGAATACAAGCGTTTTGGATGTACCCTTGAATTTGTTACTAATAAATCACAAGAGGGGTCTCAATTTTGTAGAGGCTTTGGTGGCATTGGTGGAATTCTTCGTTATCAGCTTGACTTGAGAGCTTTTGATGAGCTGTCAGATGAGGAATTTGATGAAGATTCTGAATAG